The proteins below are encoded in one region of Sminthopsis crassicaudata isolate SCR6 chromosome 1, ASM4859323v1, whole genome shotgun sequence:
- the PSMG3 gene encoding proteasome assembly chaperone 3: MESCDLNDPVMEDRPIVTSKQKVEVVCGVPTQVVCTAFSSHIFVVVTQYGKMGTLVSLEPSTVANDICKPAITTRVLLGQDEPLIHVFAKNLVTFVSQEAGNRPVLLALALKDKSVEGVRALKEVIRSCQVW, translated from the exons ctgTGACTTAAATGATCCTGTCATGGAAGACAGACCGATTGTGACCTCAAAGCAGAAGGTTGAAGTGGTTTGTGGCGTCCCGACCCAGGTGGTCTGCACAGCTTTCAGCAGCCACATCTTTGTGGTGGTGACCCAGTATGGGAAAATGGGGACCCTGGTCTCTCTGGAGCCCAGCACGGTAGCCAATGATATCTGCAAGCCCGCAATCACTACCAGAGTGCTCCTCGGGCAAGATGAG CCCCTTATCCACGTCTTTGCAAAGAACCTAGTGACATTTGTGTCTCAAGAAGCCGGAAACAGGCCTGTTCTCCTGGCTTTGGCCTTGAAGGACAAAAGTGTAGAAGGGGTGAGAGCCCTGAAGGAAGTGATTCGGAGCTGCCAAGTGTGGTGA